A portion of the Aquicoccus sp. G2-2 genome contains these proteins:
- a CDS encoding CaiB/BaiF CoA-transferase family protein encodes MTTGDLDGLLVVSVEQAVAAPLVSSRLAEAGARVIKVERPEGDFARGYDRLVHGESAYFVWLNRGKESICLDLRDPASKAVLANMLAKADVFIQNLAPGAIDRLGFAPADLRAANPRLITVSISGYGDDGPYRDMKAYDLLVQAESGLSAITGTPEAMARVGISICDIAAGMTAHQAVLQALFAREKTGQGRHVSVSLFHVLADWMNVPYLQYAYGGKTPPRNGLNHPTIAPYGAYADAEGREVLLSIQSEREWGVFCDKVLEQPTLANDPRFEDNSARVANRAELNTIIEDLFATMARVTIIERLNEARIAYGRISGMEDLVAHPQNRHVVVETPTGPVRMLAPGAVLDGGVPELGPVPALGAQTKALLTEFGDE; translated from the coding sequence ATGACAACTGGCGATCTGGACGGGCTTCTTGTCGTATCGGTGGAGCAGGCCGTGGCGGCACCGCTGGTGTCTTCGCGCTTGGCCGAGGCGGGCGCGCGGGTCATCAAGGTGGAACGTCCTGAGGGCGATTTCGCACGGGGTTATGATCGACTGGTGCATGGTGAGAGTGCCTATTTCGTCTGGCTTAACCGGGGCAAGGAATCAATCTGTCTTGATTTGCGCGACCCGGCGTCAAAGGCGGTGCTTGCCAACATGTTGGCCAAGGCAGATGTGTTCATTCAAAACCTCGCCCCCGGTGCCATTGACCGGCTGGGCTTTGCCCCTGCTGATCTGCGTGCGGCCAATCCCCGGCTGATTACGGTTTCGATCTCGGGGTATGGCGATGACGGGCCTTACCGCGACATGAAGGCTTATGATTTGTTGGTGCAGGCCGAAAGCGGCCTTTCCGCGATCACCGGCACGCCAGAGGCAATGGCGCGCGTTGGAATCTCGATTTGCGATATCGCGGCGGGCATGACGGCCCACCAAGCGGTGCTTCAGGCGCTTTTCGCGCGGGAAAAGACCGGGCAGGGGCGGCATGTTTCGGTGTCACTGTTTCATGTTTTGGCCGACTGGATGAATGTGCCTTATCTGCAATATGCCTATGGCGGCAAAACGCCGCCGCGCAACGGACTCAATCACCCGACCATCGCGCCTTACGGTGCCTATGCCGACGCGGAGGGGCGCGAGGTTCTGCTTTCGATCCAGAGCGAACGTGAATGGGGCGTGTTCTGCGACAAGGTGCTGGAACAGCCAACGTTGGCCAATGATCCAAGATTTGAAGACAACTCGGCGCGGGTTGCGAACCGGGCCGAGTTGAACACCATCATCGAAGACCTGTTCGCCACGATGGCGCGGGTGACAATCATCGAGCGGCTGAACGAGGCGCGGATTGCCTATGGCCGCATTTCCGGCATGGAGGATCTCGTTGCCCATCCGCAAAACCGGCATGTCGTGGTGGAAACGCCCACCGGGCCGGTCAGAATGCTGGCGCCCGGAGCGGTTCTTGACGGCGGCGTGCCTGAACTTGGGCCGGTGCCCGCGCTGGGCGCGCAGACGAAGGCGCTACTGACCGAGTTTGGGGACGAGTGA
- a CDS encoding phospholipase D-like domain-containing protein, whose translation MSTGGQGRPAGLVAKASPERGGTNVAQLVPSGPEFSHDVLHDGLTGALYRAHRRVTIVTPYFIPTEPLTIALLSAARRGVDVRLVLPEKSNQWTTDLARGVYVRALAREGVTVLRYQPGMIHAKAGVIDDTAWVGTANFDIRSMQLNFETALFVFDKQSARKIADWCKTLESDCFEGPKKSGIFRRSVESLLRLGAPLL comes from the coding sequence ATGTCAACTGGCGGACAGGGGCGGCCGGCCGGATTGGTCGCCAAAGCCTCACCCGAACGCGGTGGCACGAACGTGGCACAGCTTGTCCCGTCTGGCCCTGAATTTTCGCATGATGTGCTGCATGACGGGCTGACCGGCGCGCTGTATCGGGCGCACCGCCGTGTGACAATCGTGACACCCTATTTCATCCCGACCGAGCCCTTGACCATCGCATTGCTCTCTGCTGCACGGCGTGGCGTGGATGTCCGCCTTGTTTTACCTGAGAAATCGAACCAATGGACCACCGATCTCGCGCGCGGTGTCTATGTCAGGGCGCTGGCGCGGGAAGGCGTGACCGTGCTGCGCTATCAACCCGGAATGATCCATGCCAAGGCGGGCGTGATCGACGATACCGCATGGGTCGGCACGGCGAATTTCGATATCCGCTCGATGCAGCTCAACTTTGAAACCGCGCTTTTTGTTTTTGACAAGCAAAGCGCCCGCAAGATCGCGGACTGGTGCAAGACGCTGGAAAGCGACTGCTTTGAGGGGCCAAAGAAAAGCGGGATTTTCCGCCGCAGCGTTGAAAGCCTTCTTCGGCTTGGTGCGCCGCTTCTGTGA
- a CDS encoding ABC transporter permease, protein MDDHTDNSQAGAQATSRKGPLAAMMGVMGKGGFDQLRIVTLLFLVIFVLYAIILPGFFSVGNLLTLMRTVAVLGILGLGMAVVVIGRGIDLSMIASLAVPSALVLTLAARGYGVVPSLGVGLMMAVAIGLLNGILVAYAEIPSLFTTLAVGIGVAGIGQIGVFDYEIVSWPPVLDGIAWIGRGSIYGIPYSVLAFVVAAIVIDTFLRRTRLGMFCYASGDNPGATRLAGIPLRPVLVLQYIISACVAFFAGMVLAASSASMDTRIFNLTWIYDVILVVVLGGIGLSGGRGGVINVVIGTLLIGTIMNGLTIMNVSFEMQNLVRGLVLLLAVLADSLINPRNEETAQQGDI, encoded by the coding sequence ATGGACGACCACACGGACAACAGCCAGGCAGGTGCGCAGGCAACAAGCCGCAAAGGCCCGCTGGCTGCCATGATGGGGGTCATGGGCAAAGGCGGGTTCGATCAGTTGCGGATCGTGACGCTGCTTTTTCTGGTGATCTTCGTGCTTTATGCGATCATTCTTCCGGGCTTTTTCTCGGTCGGCAATCTTCTGACGCTGATGCGGACCGTGGCGGTGCTTGGTATTCTTGGCCTTGGTATGGCGGTCGTGGTGATCGGGCGCGGCATTGACCTTTCCATGATTGCTTCACTTGCGGTGCCTTCGGCTCTGGTTCTCACACTCGCCGCAAGGGGCTATGGCGTGGTGCCCTCGTTGGGGGTTGGCCTGATGATGGCGGTGGCAATCGGGCTGTTGAACGGAATTCTTGTCGCCTATGCCGAAATCCCCTCGCTATTCACCACTCTGGCGGTTGGCATTGGTGTGGCCGGGATCGGCCAGATCGGTGTTTTCGATTATGAGATTGTCTCATGGCCGCCCGTCTTGGATGGTATCGCATGGATCGGAAGGGGGAGTATTTACGGCATTCCCTATTCGGTGCTGGCCTTCGTGGTGGCGGCCATCGTGATTGACACTTTCTTGCGGCGCACGCGGTTGGGAATGTTCTGCTATGCCTCGGGCGATAATCCGGGGGCCACCCGGCTTGCCGGTATTCCGCTGCGGCCGGTGCTGGTGCTGCAATATATCATTTCGGCCTGTGTCGCGTTCTTTGCTGGCATGGTGCTTGCCGCGTCTTCGGCCAGCATGGACACACGGATATTCAACCTGACATGGATTTATGACGTGATCCTGGTCGTGGTGCTTGGCGGGATCGGCCTTTCCGGCGGGCGCGGTGGCGTCATTAACGTTGTGATTGGCACGCTTTTGATCGGCACGATTATGAACGGGCTGACCATCATGAATGTCTCGTTCGAGATGCAAAATCTGGTGCGCGGCCTCGTGCTGTTGCTTGCCGTTCTGGCCGACAGCCTGATCAATCCGCGTAACGAAGAAACCGCACAACAAGGCGATATTTGA
- a CDS encoding response regulator transcription factor yields the protein MKILVAEDDAKVGAFVQSGLTEEGYTVDWVQDGRDALSYCLYNDPDLAIVDRMMPGMDGLSLVKALRAANNSMPVIFLTALGDVDERVEGLTAGGDDYMVKPFHLSELLARVKALSRRPQQTAQQTELNVHDLSLNLLNRTATRQGQVIALHAKEFALLEVLMHNAGRVVTRSMLLERIWGFNFDPGTSVLETHVSRLRAKIDKPFDTPLIHTMRNMGYSLHAPR from the coding sequence ATGAAAATCCTCGTGGCAGAAGACGATGCCAAGGTCGGCGCATTCGTACAAAGCGGGTTGACCGAGGAGGGCTATACCGTCGATTGGGTGCAGGACGGGCGCGATGCGCTGAGCTATTGCCTTTACAACGACCCCGATCTTGCCATCGTTGACCGGATGATGCCCGGCATGGACGGGCTTTCTCTGGTCAAGGCGCTGCGCGCGGCGAACAATTCCATGCCGGTTATCTTCCTGACGGCGCTGGGCGATGTAGATGAGCGTGTCGAAGGGCTGACTGCGGGCGGCGATGACTACATGGTCAAGCCGTTTCACCTTTCCGAACTGCTGGCGCGGGTGAAAGCACTGTCAAGGCGACCGCAGCAGACCGCGCAGCAGACCGAATTGAACGTGCATGATCTAAGCCTTAACTTGCTCAACCGGACAGCCACACGGCAAGGGCAGGTTATTGCGCTCCATGCCAAGGAATTCGCCCTGCTGGAAGTGCTGATGCACAATGCCGGTCGGGTGGTGACGCGCTCGATGTTGCTGGAGCGGATATGGGGGTTCAACTTCGATCCCGGCACATCCGTTCTGGAAACCCATGTCAGCCGGCTGCGCGCCAAGATCGACAAACCGTTCGATACCCCGCTCATCCATACCATGCGCAACATGGGTTATTCGCTTCATGCGCCGCGCTGA
- a CDS encoding HAMP domain-containing sensor histidine kinase — protein sequence MRRADILSGTPLRVAALSAGLFLLVLAGIGTGLVLTVQQRLTAQYDNQITEEIELFRQIYQTEGRAGLIHSIDMLARHSVPSHRTATLFDHSGARLAGDLPIAPAMLGWQQVQIRGAGLAAHDTSLYLNAVRIDELTIVVGRRLDLVHTAIESMIRVLAISGALVAAGILLIGAIGSWSTLGKLQVMEETLAQVAEGDSKARLPVSFKDDQIDRISEQMNHHLDRLARLMQGMQTSAAAIAHDLKTPLTHAFVALQQAQTAKGDAQDHIDAALAELDRLNGVFDTILRIARIQGGGARAEFTPVDASEALADVADMLTPAGEAKGQSITLDTAPGVTLTGDGKMIRLMLANLVQNAIQHCPPGTDIRMTARMEGPRPCLEVIDNGPGVPESERAHITDAFVRVDSARASEGSGLGLALVKAIAERHGAELQLHNLNPGLGVGVLFPAPQAETVRGAVAK from the coding sequence ATGCGCCGCGCTGATATTCTTTCCGGCACGCCGCTTCGGGTAGCAGCACTCTCCGCAGGGCTATTTCTGTTGGTGCTGGCCGGAATCGGCACCGGGTTGGTGTTGACTGTGCAGCAGCGGCTTACCGCGCAATACGACAACCAGATTACCGAAGAGATTGAGCTTTTCCGGCAGATTTATCAGACAGAAGGGCGTGCCGGGCTGATTCACAGTATTGATATGCTGGCACGCCACAGCGTCCCATCGCACCGCACGGCCACGCTTTTCGATCATTCCGGCGCGCGGCTGGCGGGTGATCTCCCAATTGCGCCCGCGATGCTGGGCTGGCAGCAGGTGCAGATACGGGGCGCTGGTCTGGCGGCCCATGACACGTCGCTTTATCTTAATGCGGTCAGAATTGACGAATTGACTATCGTTGTCGGGCGGCGGCTTGATCTGGTGCATACGGCGATTGAATCTATGATCCGGGTGCTGGCGATTTCCGGCGCTTTGGTGGCGGCAGGCATTCTGCTGATCGGAGCAATAGGGAGTTGGTCCACGCTGGGCAAATTGCAGGTCATGGAAGAAACCCTTGCTCAGGTGGCAGAGGGCGATTCGAAGGCGCGTCTGCCGGTGTCCTTCAAAGACGATCAGATTGACAGGATCTCCGAACAGATGAACCATCACCTTGATCGGCTGGCCCGGTTGATGCAAGGGATGCAAACCTCTGCCGCCGCGATTGCGCATGACCTCAAAACGCCGCTCACCCATGCCTTTGTTGCGCTGCAACAGGCGCAAACGGCCAAGGGCGATGCACAAGACCATATCGACGCGGCCTTGGCCGAACTGGACCGGCTCAATGGTGTGTTCGACACGATTTTGCGTATCGCCCGTATTCAAGGCGGCGGCGCACGAGCGGAGTTTACGCCGGTCGATGCAAGCGAGGCGCTGGCCGATGTTGCCGACATGCTGACCCCGGCAGGAGAGGCCAAGGGCCAGAGCATCACGTTGGACACCGCCCCCGGCGTTACCCTGACCGGCGACGGAAAGATGATCCGGCTGATGCTGGCCAATCTGGTGCAGAATGCGATTCAACATTGTCCACCCGGCACCGATATTCGCATGACAGCCCGGATGGAGGGGCCGCGCCCCTGTCTTGAGGTCATCGACAACGGCCCCGGCGTGCCGGAGTCCGAGCGGGCACATATCACCGATGCGTTCGTGCGGGTCGACAGTGCGCGCGCCAGCGAAGGCAGCGGCCTTGGCCTTGCGCTGGTCAAGGCGATTGCCGAACGCCACGGCGCCGAGCTGCAGCTGCACAACCTCAATCCGGGGCTTGGCGTTGGCGTGCTGTTTCCCGCGCCACAGGCGGAAACGGTTCGCGGGGCGGTGGCTAAATAG
- a CDS encoding phospholipase D-like domain-containing protein has protein sequence MIGSLLTPLSVVAGVILTLVFVFVLLRSRRTPQSIMAWLLFLVAAPYLALPVFLIVGIRKAGSSTKPPQFNTEMPDTAVRPEAQPFRGYGLPTPTAGHHFTLHETPEAARSDLFALIEEARERLDFCFYLLDNDANGNAVIEAMTERQLAGITVRLALDRFGTLNPPKAALRRFQDAGGRLRYYSPLLRKPFTERINLRNHRKVAIADGRTVWSGGAIWGMPIFPPLAAAIGQSGAI, from the coding sequence ATGATTGGTTCACTGCTGACCCCTTTGAGCGTGGTTGCCGGGGTGATCCTGACCTTGGTGTTCGTCTTCGTATTGCTCAGAAGCAGGCGGACACCGCAATCCATCATGGCTTGGCTGCTTTTTCTGGTGGCCGCACCCTATCTGGCGCTGCCGGTGTTTTTGATCGTCGGGATAAGGAAGGCCGGCTCATCAACAAAACCGCCGCAGTTCAACACGGAAATGCCCGACACCGCCGTGCGGCCAGAGGCACAACCATTTCGTGGTTACGGATTGCCCACACCGACCGCAGGACATCATTTCACGCTGCATGAAACCCCCGAAGCAGCGCGGAGCGACTTGTTCGCATTGATCGAAGAAGCGCGCGAACGGTTGGATTTCTGCTTTTACCTGCTGGATAACGATGCCAACGGCAACGCCGTGATCGAGGCGATGACCGAACGGCAACTGGCGGGTATCACGGTGCGGTTGGCGCTTGATCGGTTCGGCACGTTGAATCCGCCGAAAGCGGCGCTTCGCCGTTTTCAGGACGCGGGCGGCAGGCTGCGCTATTACTCACCGCTTTTGCGCAAGCCATTTACCGAACGGATCAACCTGCGCAATCACCGCAAGGTGGCGATTGCCGACGGGCGCACTGTCTGGTCCGGGGGCGCAATCTGGGGGATGCCTATCTTTCCACCTCTGGCAGCCGCGATTGGCCAGTCTGGCGCGATCTGA
- a CDS encoding DUF2306 domain-containing protein codes for MVFAPLFAAPLPVILHAFAAMTAFALGSVQLVAPKGTLPHRTIGWIWVLLMAAVAGSSFLIHTICSFGSFSIIHGLSLLTLMLLPLAVLHARNHRVTKHKRVMTLLFFGALVVAGFFTFWPGRIMHDIVFGETTHHGTCQIG; via the coding sequence ATGGTCTTCGCTCCTCTCTTCGCCGCCCCGCTCCCGGTCATTCTTCATGCATTTGCCGCGATGACGGCCTTCGCTCTCGGGTCTGTGCAACTCGTCGCCCCGAAAGGGACGTTGCCGCATCGCACCATCGGCTGGATCTGGGTGCTGCTGATGGCGGCAGTTGCCGGTTCATCCTTCTTGATCCACACCATCTGTTCGTTCGGCTCGTTCAGCATCATTCACGGCTTGTCGCTGCTCACCTTGATGCTTCTGCCATTGGCAGTGCTGCATGCCCGAAATCACAGGGTGACCAAGCACAAGCGCGTCATGACGCTGCTATTTTTCGGCGCGCTTGTTGTGGCCGGGTTCTTCACCTTCTGGCCCGGTCGGATCATGCACGACATTGTTTTCGGTGAAACCACCCATCATGGCACATGCCAGATAGGCTGA
- a CDS encoding class II glutamine amidotransferase — protein sequence MCELFAMTAERPAVVDYTLDRFAQEGGERHRNRDGWGMMFAEERDAHVFREASPASDSPLAKMVVERDIPCRHLIAHVRRASRGKPHLANTHPFTRVHAGRAHHFAHNGTLRALDERAGDLRANCVGDTDSELAFLILMRALEDVPHGPEATEQRFHIFARFSADMAQLGSANFVFFDGETLFAHAHKRIYETETGLTPPKPPGLSIRHLGREPKTAHWHGPGAHIRDLPRETILLASVPLNDEGWAPLPEGCVLALRDGVLLHQQGADNA from the coding sequence ATGTGCGAGCTTTTTGCGATGACCGCCGAGCGCCCGGCAGTGGTGGATTACACGCTGGACCGCTTCGCGCAGGAAGGCGGAGAGCGCCACCGTAACCGCGATGGCTGGGGCATGATGTTCGCCGAAGAGCGCGACGCGCATGTGTTCCGCGAGGCTTCGCCCGCTTCGGACAGCCCGCTGGCGAAAATGGTCGTCGAGCGCGATATCCCCTGCCGCCACCTGATCGCCCATGTCCGGCGCGCTTCACGCGGGAAGCCGCACTTGGCCAATACCCACCCGTTCACCCGCGTCCATGCAGGTCGCGCGCATCACTTTGCCCATAACGGCACGCTGCGCGCGCTGGATGAGCGTGCAGGCGATCTACGCGCAAATTGCGTCGGCGATACAGATTCAGAGTTGGCCTTTCTCATCCTGATGCGCGCGTTGGAAGATGTGCCGCACGGACCAGAGGCGACAGAGCAGCGGTTTCACATCTTCGCCAGGTTTTCCGCCGATATGGCGCAGCTTGGAAGTGCGAATTTTGTGTTTTTCGATGGCGAAACCCTGTTCGCACACGCCCATAAACGAATTTATGAGACCGAAACCGGGTTGACCCCGCCCAAGCCACCGGGGCTTTCCATTCGCCACCTCGGGCGCGAACCAAAGACAGCACATTGGCACGGGCCAGGGGCGCATATCCGCGACCTGCCGCGCGAAACCATCCTGCTGGCCAGTGTGCCGCTTAACGATGAGGGATGGGCGCCCTTGCCGGAAGGCTGTGTGTTGGCGCTGCGCGATGGGGTGTTGCTTCATCAGCAGGGTGCGGACAACGCATGA
- a CDS encoding acyl-CoA dehydrogenase family protein has product MKDIDSHHDQHSDLRDGIRALCADFPPEYHRKVDEARGYPAEFVEALTREGWMSALIPEAYGGSGLGLTEASVIMEEINRAGGNSGACHGQMYNMNTLIRHGSETQRQAYLPRIASGELRLQSMAVTEPTTGTDTTSLKTTAVRKGDRYVINGQKVFISRVQHSDLMILLARTTPRAKVSKKSQGLSIFLVDVKEALQAGMQVRPILNMVNHETNELFFDNLEIPAENLIGEEGQGFKYILTGLNAERTLIAAECIGDGYWFTDRVVEYTKNREVFGRPIGQNQGVQFPIAEAYIEIEAANLMRYEACRKFDAGEPCGAEANMAKYLAAKASWEAANACLQFHGGFGFACEYDVERKFRETRLYQVAPISTNLILSYVAEHILGLPRSF; this is encoded by the coding sequence GTGAAAGACATCGACAGCCATCACGACCAACACAGCGACCTGCGCGACGGAATCCGCGCACTTTGTGCCGATTTCCCGCCGGAATATCACCGCAAGGTGGACGAAGCGCGCGGCTATCCGGCGGAGTTTGTCGAGGCGCTGACCCGCGAGGGCTGGATGTCGGCGCTGATTCCCGAAGCCTATGGCGGCTCGGGGTTGGGGCTGACGGAGGCGTCGGTGATCATGGAAGAAATCAACCGTGCTGGCGGCAATTCCGGTGCCTGCCACGGGCAGATGTACAACATGAACACCCTGATCCGTCACGGCAGCGAAACGCAGCGGCAAGCCTATCTGCCGCGCATCGCCAGCGGCGAATTGCGGCTGCAATCCATGGCCGTGACCGAACCCACCACCGGCACCGATACCACCAGCTTGAAAACCACCGCCGTGCGCAAGGGAGATCGCTATGTGATCAACGGCCAGAAGGTGTTCATCAGCCGGGTGCAACATTCCGACCTGATGATCCTGCTGGCGCGCACCACACCGCGGGCCAAAGTCAGCAAGAAATCGCAAGGTCTGTCTATCTTCCTTGTCGATGTGAAAGAAGCGTTGCAGGCCGGGATGCAGGTGCGCCCGATCCTCAACATGGTCAATCACGAGACCAACGAGCTTTTCTTCGACAATCTTGAAATCCCGGCGGAAAATCTGATCGGAGAGGAAGGGCAGGGCTTCAAATACATCCTCACCGGGCTGAATGCCGAGCGCACCCTGATCGCGGCGGAATGTATCGGCGACGGCTATTGGTTCACCGACAGGGTGGTGGAGTACACCAAGAACCGCGAGGTGTTCGGCCGCCCCATCGGACAGAATCAGGGCGTGCAGTTCCCGATTGCCGAAGCCTATATCGAGATCGAAGCCGCCAACCTGATGCGCTATGAAGCATGCCGCAAATTCGACGCGGGCGAACCTTGCGGGGCCGAGGCCAACATGGCGAAATACCTTGCCGCGAAAGCAAGCTGGGAAGCGGCGAACGCCTGTTTGCAGTTTCATGGCGGATTTGGCTTTGCCTGCGAATACGATGTCGAGCGCAAGTTCCGCGAAACCCGGCTTTATCAGGTCGCGCCGATTTCGACCAACCTGATCCTGTCTTACGTAGCCGAGCACATCCTCGGCCTGCCCCGCTCGTTCTGA
- a CDS encoding LysR substrate-binding domain-containing protein, with product MDIRQLRYFVAIVEHGSFSRAAEAVHVAQPALSLHVRNMEAELDTKLLFRNPKGVVPTEAGEILLRNARIILDQLTVTEEEVRGHENDPSGVVRLGLPGTISEILSVPLIMAARSRYPKVELRIAEAMSGFVLEWLSESRIDLAVIYRNVNENGLASVELLEEDLVFFAPSQGLNDKGILPAADATPELAEVAHLPLIVPAKTHGLRMLIDNHANATGVALNVAIEVDSYANIKELVSAGLGCSILPLNAISREVAAGRLTSWRTRDTPLRRSAFMAYPVARPMTNAVTAIRNLAEDVLRDLARNGSWIGARVLPVEPD from the coding sequence ATGGATATTCGTCAACTTCGCTATTTCGTCGCCATCGTCGAGCATGGTTCCTTCTCGCGTGCAGCCGAGGCCGTGCATGTCGCCCAGCCCGCGCTTTCACTGCATGTGCGCAACATGGAAGCCGAGCTTGATACAAAACTGCTGTTTCGCAACCCCAAAGGTGTGGTGCCCACCGAAGCGGGAGAGATCCTGTTGCGCAACGCCCGGATCATCCTTGATCAGCTCACCGTCACTGAAGAGGAAGTGCGTGGTCACGAGAATGACCCGTCCGGGGTTGTCCGTTTGGGTCTTCCCGGCACGATCAGTGAGATTCTGTCTGTGCCGCTGATTATGGCGGCGCGCAGTCGCTATCCGAAAGTCGAATTGCGGATTGCCGAAGCGATGAGTGGTTTCGTTCTGGAATGGCTGAGTGAATCGCGGATTGATCTGGCGGTGATCTATCGCAACGTAAACGAGAACGGACTCGCCTCCGTTGAACTACTGGAGGAAGATCTGGTCTTCTTCGCGCCATCGCAAGGGTTGAATGACAAAGGCATCTTGCCAGCCGCAGACGCCACGCCGGAACTGGCCGAGGTCGCCCATCTGCCGCTTATTGTGCCTGCCAAGACGCATGGTTTGCGCATGTTGATCGACAACCACGCCAATGCCACAGGGGTTGCTTTGAACGTGGCGATTGAAGTCGATTCCTACGCCAACATCAAAGAACTTGTCAGCGCCGGGTTGGGGTGTTCCATCCTGCCGCTCAACGCGATTTCGCGCGAAGTCGCCGCCGGGCGGCTGACGAGCTGGCGAACCCGCGATACGCCTCTGCGTCGGTCGGCCTTCATGGCCTATCCCGTTGCCCGCCCGATGACCAATGCTGTCACTGCGATCCGCAACCTTGCGGAAGACGTGCTTCGGGATTTGGCGCGCAACGGGAGTTGGATCGGCGCGCGGGTGCTGCCTGTCGAGCCGGATTGA
- a CDS encoding glucose 1-dehydrogenase yields the protein MTATEGRMAGKIAIVTGAGGGFGEGIAKLFAKEGAKVGVLDLRADAAERVAGEIGGNAIALAADVTSHAEMDAAVQKVTDAFGAPNVLINNAGWTHRNKPMLEVTEEEFDKVYAINVKALFHAANIIVPIMREIGGGSIVNIGSVAGIRPRPGLTWYNSTKGAVNILSQSMAVELAPDNIRVNSICPVMGETGLLEAFMGLPDTPENRKKFLATIPMGRMSTPEDIARATLYLASDDAEFITGVLMPVDGGRTV from the coding sequence ATGACTGCAACCGAGGGCCGGATGGCCGGAAAAATCGCAATCGTCACCGGGGCAGGGGGCGGCTTTGGCGAAGGGATAGCCAAGCTTTTTGCCAAGGAGGGCGCCAAGGTTGGCGTGCTTGACCTGCGTGCTGATGCTGCCGAGCGGGTGGCGGGCGAGATTGGCGGCAACGCCATCGCATTGGCCGCTGACGTGACCTCGCACGCCGAAATGGACGCCGCCGTGCAAAAAGTGACGGATGCGTTTGGTGCGCCGAATGTTCTGATCAACAATGCCGGATGGACACACCGCAACAAGCCAATGCTTGAAGTGACGGAAGAAGAGTTTGACAAGGTTTATGCGATCAACGTGAAGGCACTTTTCCACGCGGCCAACATCATCGTGCCGATCATGCGCGAGATTGGCGGTGGTTCGATCGTCAATATCGGCTCGGTAGCGGGTATTCGGCCACGGCCGGGGCTGACATGGTATAACTCGACCAAGGGCGCGGTGAACATCCTGTCGCAATCCATGGCGGTTGAACTGGCGCCGGACAATATCCGCGTCAATTCGATTTGCCCGGTGATGGGCGAAACCGGCCTTCTGGAAGCTTTCATGGGTCTGCCGGACACGCCGGAAAACCGGAAGAAATTCCTCGCCACAATTCCGATGGGCCGGATGTCCACGCCAGAGGATATCGCGCGTGCAACGCTCTATCTCGCGTCTGATGATGCCGAGTTCATCACTGGTGTTCTGATGCCGGTCGATGGCGGGCGTACGGTCTGA
- a CDS encoding PRC-barrel domain-containing protein, protein MTHAFKTPLVLAVLCLPLSALAATIDKGFDYSAIQPAASSLFFPPTQRASGMVGAKVLSSDNKILGTVKDLIFDAKSTLTGYVVVTSGFLGYGAASVFVPVAKAHMQVDDHTLKLVVARTAKQYQSDAQLAD, encoded by the coding sequence ATGACACATGCATTCAAAACTCCGCTCGTTCTGGCCGTGCTCTGCCTGCCATTGTCGGCGCTGGCGGCGACAATCGACAAGGGTTTCGACTATTCCGCCATCCAACCTGCCGCGTCGAGCCTGTTTTTCCCGCCGACACAACGTGCTTCAGGCATGGTCGGGGCGAAGGTACTTTCCAGCGACAACAAGATTCTCGGCACGGTCAAGGATCTGATCTTCGATGCAAAAAGCACGCTTACGGGGTATGTTGTCGTCACCAGCGGGTTTCTTGGCTATGGCGCTGCATCGGTTTTCGTGCCGGTCGCCAAGGCGCATATGCAGGTCGATGATCATACTCTAAAACTGGTGGTTGCCCGGACCGCAAAGCAGTATCAGTCCGACGCGCAGCTTGCGGATTAG